The genomic interval AGACGGCTACGAACTCGGCGTAAACATTTCGGTCATCATCCGGGCGCAACAGCATTTGCTCGGCCCGCAACACTCCACGAATCTCGTCGAAGGTGATCTGCCCCAGTTGATCAATTCGATATCGCAACTCGGCAGACGACATCTGGTCAGGACGAGTCCGCTCGCCCATCGAAAAATCGATACGCGCGTGAAACATCAATTGCCAGTAGTACCGCTGAAGTTCCTGACGAGTCATTGTCGCCAGTTCATCGTCTTCCGGCTGTGCGACCAGGATGAGTTGATCTGGAAGCCTGGTATTCGTATCAACCCCAAGTTCGTCCAGAGCGACGACCCAGAGGAGGCGGTCGCGGGCAATGACACAGCACTTGCGGTGCGGTGGCGGCTGCCAGGGGCTCGTGATATCCAGTTCGTTTTGCAGCACGCGTCGGACAACGCGCGGCATCACAAAGAACACCCCGACTTGCTGTTCACGCAGCCCCCGTGCAACGTCGATCGCCATTTGTTGCGAGGCGGGAACTTGGGGGGTATTGGTAGGCATTGACATGTGAGTGTGATCGTTCGATACAGGCTCTCTTCCAGACCGTATTCGCGAAGGGTGCGTCGCAGACTACAGCCTGAACGATGATTGGGCAAGCCGACTGTGCACGATGTACAGCACTTCAGCCTGAGTAACGAAAAGAACTCGATGCTGGATGACTCATCGAACGATTTTCTCGACACTCAAAACGCAAAAGCGTGCGTTCCCGAAATTACGCCACGTTCGGAATGCTCGCATCCGTGGTTCATGGAGACAATTCTCGAATCGCCACCGACGGATTAGATCTTGTCGTCGAAGCATGACCTGACGAACTGCAACAAACGAGAAAAGAGTTATCCGAGAGCATTATTCCGGATACATATTCATGGCGCGGTTCCATTTGGTCACCGCCTGTCGGCAGGCATCACGATCTGCGGGCAGTTCGAGCGGACGGCCTCGTCCATCCATGACAAGTCCGACAACTCCACCATGCACCGTCGCGGTCCGCGGCTTGCCGAGCCCTGAGCCGACGTCAAATCCTCGAGCCGGCTCCAGATGAATCTCGGCCGATTCCCCGACACCTAACGGAATTCGATTCACGTCACCGCAAATCAGGTCACCAGACTCGTATCGGGAATCTGTAAACCGATACCGGCAAATTGACTCGCCAACCTTAGCCTTCCCAGCGGGGGCAATGCAGGTCCCAAGATAGACCAGGCAGTCTCGTTCAAAGACTTCCATCGCAGCGCGCGGATGAACCGAGGCGAGCACCCCAAGATGCGGCATCATAAAGATGCTGTCTTTTGCGAGCCGTGTGATCCCTTCGGGTTCGAACGAATCAATCAGCATCATGACGGTCTGCTCCATCCGAGGTGCATGCGACAACACACCACCCGATGCAACCAGCAGATCGAGCGCCATGTTATCGACGATCGAACGGGGCCCCGATTGCTGCCCGAAGGCGTCGCCGATGGATCGTTGGCGCTGCACCCCGACCAATGTCGTCGCAAACTCTTTGTGCTGAAGGTATGAGAGCCGAAGAGCTTCCCTTGCAACCGCCTGCTCGAACATCAACGCGTCGAGCGTTTGAGGGATCGTCGTGGGGCGGATCATTTTATTCTTCACTCGATTTCGCAGCGCTCGCTCGTCGCAGTCATAGGGAATCCAGCGCAGAATTTTCGGCAGCGTCGCCTCGGCCAGGACATTCGAAATCGAATAACTCATTCCCAGATTCGCGCTGACCGTCCGGTTGAAAGTTCCACCGAACACCGAAAAAACGTCAGTCGTTGCCCCACCAATATCGACACCGACCGCGTTGATTCCATGCCTGTCCGCAATCGTTTTCAAGATGTCGCCGACGGCACCGGGAGTCGGCATGATCGGGGCGTCGGCCCACGCAATCAATTTGTCGTAACCCGGCGCATGCGCCATCACGTGCTCAAGAAACAGATCGTGCACCCGATCCCGCGCGGGGCCGAGGTTCTCGCGTTCCAGAATCGGACGAAGGTTCGGCACAACCGACAGCTCAACCGCATCGCCGAGCACATCTTCCACGAGCGCGGCGGCCTGCTGATTTCCCGCATAGATCACTGGCATCTTGTACTGACCGCCGAAGCGCGGCTGTGGCTTGGCGGGTGCGATCAGTTCCGCAAGCTGGACCACATGCGATTTGGTTCCGCCGTCCGTTCCCCCGGCCAGCAAGATCATGTCTGGACGCAGTTCGCGGATTCGCTGAATCTGCTCGTAGGGTTTTCGTTTGTCGTTCGATGCCAGCGTCTCCATCACGATGGCACCGGCCCCCAATGCGGCCCGTTCCGCGCTGGCGGCCGTCATCTCGCGCACGACCCCCGCCACCAGCATTTGCAGACCACCACCTGCACTGGACGTCGAGATATAAAGGTCACACCCCTCGTTGCCCCTCGCGGGGCGAATGATCTGTCCCTGATCATCGATCAAGCGACGACCGGCAAGCTCGCCCACTTCCGTGGCGGCATTGACGACACCCATCGTGACATCGGCCGTTGGCTCTTCCACCGTCGTGGGGGCTTCACCCCGAAACGTCTGACGATAAACGCCATCGATTTTCTCGATGAGAATCGCCTTGGTCGTCGTACTGCCGCAATCCGTTGCCAGAATCACCTGAAGCGAATCAGGATCGATCACAGGCTTCGCGTGAGAATGGTGATCTTGGCGGCTGGATGTCATGCGAGATCGATTATGAGAAATGGAAAGCCTCGTGTCCCTACGACGGAACATCCTCTGACGTCGACCTTGATTGGTTCGGTCGTGGCGCAGTGGCGAGATCGCCGCCTCGCCGCTGAATCTCATCCAATCGTCGGCAAATGTACTCGACCGCACCGCGACGTTCCAGAAACGCGGCAAAGTTGCGAACCGCCGACGGATCAACGAGCACCCCCAAAAACGGCTCAAACACGCGCAGGGTCTGTCCGCCGAGATAGTGAAGTGGCGCCGAGGATTCGATGAACATCTGCGCCGGCAGCGTCATTCCTCGCCGAACGATTTCATGACAGATGAGATCGATCGACGACGATTGCTCGGCAGTGGGAACCGCGACAGCGTCCGATTCAACGGCGAATGCGTGTTTCAACCAGTTCCACATCGGCAGTTCGTTCTCCAAACGGAACACCGACCGCACGCGAACTCCGCCAGCTTTGACGGTGCCACTTCGAGGGATTCAGTTGGAATAAATTAGACATTTGCACGGCTGGGCTTGTCAGCCGCGTTCAGTGCCATTTGCTTGAGCCCCTTCAAATCCAATTTGCCTGTTCCCAGGATCGGAATCTCGGTGACTTCGACAAATCCATCATGCGACGGAATCCAGAGTGTTGGCAAACCGGTTGCGGCCAACTCGTCGATGACCTGCTTAATCGACTTGGACATCGGCAAATGAAGAACGATCAGCCGCTCGCCTTTCTTGGGATCAGGCACCGACGTGACCGCCAGCGGAATTCCCGCATCGGTTCGTGAATGATCCTCAACAATGGTCAGCAAGTACTCTTCAATTCGAAGATGCGGCACCATCTCACCACCGATTTTCGAAAAGCGGCTCAGCCGCCCGGTGATGTGGACAAACCCGTCCGCGTCAACCAGTCCCATATCGCCGGTTTCGTACCAGCCGTCGCGAATCAGCGAGGCCGTCTTTTCCGGTTGATTCAAATAGCCCGACATGATGTTCGAGCCTTTGACGCAAATCATCCCCTCGGTACCGATCGCAAGCGGTTGTCTGCTGTCGACATCAATCGCGCGAACCGTAACACCTGGCATCGGTCGTCCGACGGTTCCAAGCTTCGTTGCCTTCTGATCAACCATGGCGCAGCGATGGTCGGCGACGTTCACGCAGGCAGGTCCCGAAGTTTCGGTCGTCCCATATCCTTCAGACGGCTGAATTCCAAATTTTTCGCGGAACTGCTCGGCCAGGTCGAGAGGCATCTTTTCGGCCCCCACAACAACCAGATCGAGTGTTTTGAATTGTTCCTTCTCGCAGCGTTTGAGATAGCCACGCAGGAATGTCGGCGTGCCGAACAAGATCGTTGCGCCATACTTCTGCGCCATCTCGCCCACAACGCGTGCGTCGAGCGGATTGAAATGAAATGCCACTTTCGCTTTGACGCACAGTGGCAGCCAAAACGACGCGACGTAGCCGAACGAATGAAAAATGGGCAGTACACCCAGAATGCAATCGGTGCTTTGAATATTGAAGATTTGATCAGCCGCGTCGACCGTGGATGACACATTGTAGTTCGACAGCATCACCCCCTTGGGTTCGCCGGTGGAACCGGATGTGAAGATGATGGTGATGATGTCGTCGGGCCGAACCTTTAAGAGCCCCAACGAGCGTTCAAGGATTCCCGCAGGAACAAGGTACGCCGAAACGGCCGCGGCCAGCTTATCGAAGTTTGTGATCTTTTCTTTGAGATCTTCCAGAAACACGAACTCGGTCCCCAGGTCAACGGGGCGCTTCTCAAGGAATTTCCGACTGGTCAAAACGTGACGGACGCCCGCATCTTTGACGCAGTGCCGCATGTCGGCTTCCGTCGTTGTGAAATTCAGATTCACCGCAGTTCGCCCGGTCAGTGTCACCGCAAGATTCGCGATGGCACATGCGGCGGTGGCCGGCAATAGAATCCCGATCCGCGGCTCATCACTGCCAAGAACTTCTCGTAGAAGAACCCGTCGCATCGCCAGCGAAGCCGCGAGCAGTTTGCCGCCCGTCAGTTCAACGCCGCTCGAATCTGCGAGCCGGGTCACGCGGAGCGTACTTTTGCACGAACGAATGAATTTTCGTGCTGGGGTCAGAATCTCGGATTTGGCATCGTGCACGGCGTCCACTCCCAACTGCTGAACCTGATGAAAGACTTCACTGGCTGTCTGCGGGTTTCGAAGCGGTTTTCCAAACACAATCGAAACGGGATGTCGGCGTTTTCGTGGCCACTTCCAGAAGAATTTTCCTCCGCGATAGCTGAAGATACTACCCCATAGGCCGTGTAAGAAGATCGGAATAATCGGGGCATCAGTCCCCTTGAGAATTCTGAGCATACCCGCCTGAAATGGATGCGTGTGACCAGTTCGCGTCAATGCGCCCTCTGGGAAAATACAAACGAGCTCTCCATTTTTCAGAGCGTCGGTCGCAGTGCGCAATGATTGGATCAGCGTCTTCGGACCACCGTCGGCCTTGATCGGGATCACGTCGAAAATCTTGGCGAGCCAGTGAAGCTTGGGGTTATAGACGAAGTCTGCATAGATAATGAATCGCACGGGCCGGGGAATCGTGATCATCAGCAGGATGCCGTCGACAAAGCTGATGTGATTGGGCGTCAGCAGGGCTCCACCTGTTCGGGGAATATTTTCAATTCCCAGCGTCCGAACCCGGTAGGACACTTTGACGGCAAGCCAGAAAACGAATCGGACGGTCGCACTCGGAAGCAGCAAGACAATGTAGACCGCCACTGGAACCGTACCGATCCCGGCGATCAGAAAAACGACGCTGGGTGAGATATTCCAAACGTCGATCATCAACCAATACAGTCCGGACATGATCAGAATGCCCGAGAATGCCAAAAAGTTCGTCGCCGCAACAACCTGCCCCAAATGTTGCGGCTCGCTCTGATGCTGAAGATACGATTCGAGCGGCACATCGAATAGTCCCGCACTGATTCCGAGGAAAAACAGCGACCCACAGATTCCGATCAGGGCATTCTCAGGGGAAACGTGACCGTACCAGCCCGCGAGACAA from Schlesneria paludicola DSM 18645 carries:
- a CDS encoding glutamate mutase L; the encoded protein is MTSSRQDHHSHAKPVIDPDSLQVILATDCGSTTTKAILIEKIDGVYRQTFRGEAPTTVEEPTADVTMGVVNAATEVGELAGRRLIDDQGQIIRPARGNEGCDLYISTSSAGGGLQMLVAGVVREMTAASAERAALGAGAIVMETLASNDKRKPYEQIQRIRELRPDMILLAGGTDGGTKSHVVQLAELIAPAKPQPRFGGQYKMPVIYAGNQQAAALVEDVLGDAVELSVVPNLRPILERENLGPARDRVHDLFLEHVMAHAPGYDKLIAWADAPIMPTPGAVGDILKTIADRHGINAVGVDIGGATTDVFSVFGGTFNRTVSANLGMSYSISNVLAEATLPKILRWIPYDCDERALRNRVKNKMIRPTTIPQTLDALMFEQAVAREALRLSYLQHKEFATTLVGVQRQRSIGDAFGQQSGPRSIVDNMALDLLVASGGVLSHAPRMEQTVMMLIDSFEPEGITRLAKDSIFMMPHLGVLASVHPRAAMEVFERDCLVYLGTCIAPAGKAKVGESICRYRFTDSRYESGDLICGDVNRIPLGVGESAEIHLEPARGFDVGSGLGKPRTATVHGGVVGLVMDGRGRPLELPADRDACRQAVTKWNRAMNMYPE
- a CDS encoding acyl-[ACP]--phospholipid O-acyltransferase; protein product: MTFSADLPGAHSHAKEASAAEINLENSTGAAVHLDNRDLPHAPLWSNSFLSLLIVQFLTVLNDHTFRWLVVPIAKPHLGPSGALALGLAAFTLPFIILATPAGFLADRFSKANVIRACKTAEVIIMGLGFVALITGNMSFLIFIVFLTGALAALFSPAKSGCVPELVDEPLLSKANGWMGLVTVAPAALGFLLGNLLANSAKPTNESVITVASLIPSIVVVMGIAIVGWVLSFYLKLVEAADPTRKYPWNPFVETVESLRRLKADTPLFRTALGIAFFWILASLAQLNVDTLGAEDLQLSRVKIGIMGMMLVLGVGGGSVLAGMWSGGHVELGIVPLGAIGMAFWSVMLCLAGWYGHVSPENALIGICGSLFFLGISAGLFDVPLESYLQHQSEPQHLGQVVAATNFLAFSGILIMSGLYWLMIDVWNISPSVVFLIAGIGTVPVAVYIVLLLPSATVRFVFWLAVKVSYRVRTLGIENIPRTGGALLTPNHISFVDGILLMITIPRPVRFIIYADFVYNPKLHWLAKIFDVIPIKADGGPKTLIQSLRTATDALKNGELVCIFPEGALTRTGHTHPFQAGMLRILKGTDAPIIPIFLHGLWGSIFSYRGGKFFWKWPRKRRHPVSIVFGKPLRNPQTASEVFHQVQQLGVDAVHDAKSEILTPARKFIRSCKSTLRVTRLADSSGVELTGGKLLAASLAMRRVLLREVLGSDEPRIGILLPATAACAIANLAVTLTGRTAVNLNFTTTEADMRHCVKDAGVRHVLTSRKFLEKRPVDLGTEFVFLEDLKEKITNFDKLAAAVSAYLVPAGILERSLGLLKVRPDDIITIIFTSGSTGEPKGVMLSNYNVSSTVDAADQIFNIQSTDCILGVLPIFHSFGYVASFWLPLCVKAKVAFHFNPLDARVVGEMAQKYGATILFGTPTFLRGYLKRCEKEQFKTLDLVVVGAEKMPLDLAEQFREKFGIQPSEGYGTTETSGPACVNVADHRCAMVDQKATKLGTVGRPMPGVTVRAIDVDSRQPLAIGTEGMICVKGSNIMSGYLNQPEKTASLIRDGWYETGDMGLVDADGFVHITGRLSRFSKIGGEMVPHLRIEEYLLTIVEDHSRTDAGIPLAVTSVPDPKKGERLIVLHLPMSKSIKQVIDELAATGLPTLWIPSHDGFVEVTEIPILGTGKLDLKGLKQMALNAADKPSRANV